The following proteins come from a genomic window of Maylandia zebra isolate NMK-2024a linkage group LG22, Mzebra_GT3a, whole genome shotgun sequence:
- the prdm1b gene encoding PR domain zinc finger protein 1 isoform X2 produces MAEIYSGGQLQHFIDGYDVHRSNWMRYVNPARSLAEQNLVACQNGRDIYFYTIRPVEPKQELLVWYSQEFAQRLCGQQDDIKQKYTSNNEDQEHEYVKQHLPQQTWLKETAKEGVKEGKDSDAEEKIDVEMLERDTPPDTPDDQIIDFSKKDEQDDKDPEGRGIIPSPQLEHREPSLGLNHPYLPDHYSTFPAPHRNLPLHLHGLYGHREGLVSSYPPLQSRPLQPSYQFLPPYNPHYPRLLLPPYSPPFHGMLSSRGSLQYSGYLGADGLPYPPIGAPNLLPVSLSYTPSPQGGLKELTPNISPPRGAPATPELSPPAKPNSHYQSPEQSPSGCEEAMNLSLATTKSSTAPRNGPGHKSLPYPLKKQNGKIKYECNICSKTFGQLSNLKVHLRVHSGERPFQCNLCKKSFTQLAHLQKHHLVHTGEKPHECQVCHKRFSSTSNLKTHLRLHSGEKPYQCKLCNTKFTQYIHLKLHRRLHSSRDRPYRCQLCAQAFFHHFSLCIHQRSTCPANSSMPANVHMKEMVERFDASQEADALTEAASASQVGEAVEHWLARTLEGEGKEDQKEATMLLKALTAAINAPLTPMTQSAPHHNPPLAYQERASVVHLHKRPSVKTEGQ; encoded by the exons ATGGCAGAG ATTTATAGCGGTGGACAGCTCCAACACTTCATTGATGGCTACGATGTCCACAGGAGCAATTGGATGCGCTACGTCAACCCTGCCCGCTCTCTTGCCGAACAGAACCTGGTGGCATGCCAGAATGGACGGGACATTTACTTCTACACCATCCGCCCTGTGGAGCCCAAACAGGAATTGCTGGTCTGGTACAGTCAGGAGTTCGCCCAGAGGCTCTGCGGCCAGCAAGACGATATCAAACAGA AATACACGAGTAACAATGAAGACCAAGAGCATGAGTATGTGAAACAGCACTTACCTCAGCAGACGTGGCTTAAAGAAACAGCAAAGGAAGGGGTAAAAGAAGGGAAGGACAGTGACGCAGAAGAAAAGATTGATGTGGAGATGTTGGAGAGAGACACTCCACCTGACACACCTGATGACCAGATAATTGACTTCAGCAAAAAAGATGAGCAGGACGATAAGGATCCAGAAGGAAGGGGCATCATTCCTTCCCCTCAGCTGGAGCACAGAGAGCCCAGTCTGGGTCTAAATCATCCTTACTTGCCAGATCACTACTCTACATTCCCAGCTCCACACAGgaatcttcctcttcacctccacgGGCTCTATGGGCACAGAGAAGGCCTGGTGTCATCTTACCCCCCATTACAGTCCAGACCTCTCCAGCCTTCTTATCAATTCCTTCCTCCCTACAACCCACATTATCCTCGCCTCCTGCTCCCCCCATACTCTCCTCCCTTTCATGGGATGCTGTCATCGAGAGGCTCGCTCCAATACAGCGGCTACCTCGGCGCTGACGGACTCCCGTATCCCCCTATCGGCGCACCTAATCTTCTTCCAGTGTCTCTCTCCTACACCCCATCTCCACAAGGAGGTCTGAAAGAGCTAACACCAAATATTTCCCCACCGAGAGGAGCCCCAGCCACTCCAGAGCTCTCCCCTCCCGCCAAGCCCAACAGCCACTATCAGTCCCCTGAGCAGTCCCCCTCTGGCTGTGAGGAGGCTATGAACCTAAGCCTGGCTACAACCAAAAGCAGCACTGCACCACGCAATGGGCCTGGTCACAAATCCCTGCCCTATCCACTGAAGAAGCAGAATGGAAAGATCAAGTATGAATGTAATATCTGCTCAAAGACCTTCGGACAGCTGTCAAACCTCAAG GTTCACCTCCGAGTGCACAGTGGCGAGAGACCATTCCAGTGTAACCTATGTAAAAAGAGTTTCACTCAGCTTGCCCACCTACAGAAACATCACCTGGTCCACACGGGAGAGAAACCACATGAATGTCAG GTGTGCCACAAGCGCTTCAGCAGCACCAGCAACTTGAAGACGCATCTACGACTACACTCTGGGGAAAAGCCTTACCAGTGCAAGCTGTGCAACACCAAGTTCACGCAGTACATCCACCTCAAGCTGCACCGCCGTCTCCACAGCAGCCGCGACCGTCCCTACCGCTGCCAGCTCTGCGCCCAGGCCTTTTTCCACCATTTCTCTCTCTGCATCCACCAGCGCAGCACCTGCCCAGCTAACTCCAGCATGCCTGCCAATGTGCACATGAAAGAGATGGTGGAGCGGTTTGATGCCAGCCAAGAGGCAGACGCGCTCACAGAAGCAGCATCAGCGTCTCAGGTTGGGGAAGCCGTCGAGCACTGGCTGGCTCGTACCTTAGAAGGTGaaggaaaagaagaccagaagGAAGCCACCATGCTGCTAAAAGCTCTGACTGCAGCTATTAATGCACCACTGACACCCATGACCCAATCGGCACCACACCACAATCCCCCTCTCGCCTACCAGGAGAGGGCCAGCGTTGTTCATCTCCACAAACGGCCATCTGTGAAAACAGAAGGACAGTGA